A region from the Alnus glutinosa chromosome 5, dhAlnGlut1.1, whole genome shotgun sequence genome encodes:
- the LOC133868161 gene encoding F-box protein CPR1-like: MKGHIYQKKNKEFAQQKRTTLPLELIIEILSLLPVKSLVRFLYVSKSWFALIINDSYFIKLHLNRSRERTLILVADKPRYFHLVNFSIDDRFGEAMKIKQPLHHLKSTEIVDSCNGLVCIRNYDVGVDEFVIWNPLIRKYKKLPSMPREKAEKLSSDYLAFGYDWVNDDYKVLRFLNFHQQARLECVGDGRRVYSLDIYSLRENSWRIVEEEWPIEEPYSLSGPAIFSNGAFHWVATHRTTDLKKEHVAFDLSTEKFRVHAFPVNSFIRGRVYLVDLGGWLCAVFLDICEVWMMKEYGVSSSWTLLYWVQPAFSNLPPLVFSHEGKEVLTAELVDNKCVELYWYDIKNKTRRIVEIQNMPNGLFLPYTCVGSTVLLLDATSDNYLQ; this comes from the coding sequence ATGAAGGGTCATATATACCAAAAGAAGAACAAGGAATTCGCTCAACAAAAGAGGACGACTCTCCCGCTAGAGCTCATCATCGAGATACTTTCCCTACTACCCGTCAAGTCTCTGGTTCGTTTTTTGTACGTTTCGAAGTCATGGTTCGCCCTCATAATCAACGACTCATATTTCATCAAGTTGCATCTCAATCGCTCTAGAGAACGCACCCTCATTTTAGTGGCCGACAAGCCACGTTATTTTCACTTGGTCAACTTTTCCATCGATGATCGGTTCGGCGAGGCCATGAAGATCAAACAGCCACTGCACCACTTAAAATCCACGGAGATTGTAGACTCTTGCAATGGCCTGGTTTGCATCAGAAACTATGATGTTGGCGTCGATGAGTTTGTGATATGGAACCCATTAAtcagaaaatacaagaaattaccCTCTATGCCTAGAGAAAAGGCTGAAAAGCTTAGTTCTGATTACTTAGCATTTGGATACGACTGGGTCAACGACGACTACAAGGTTTTAAGGTTTTTGAACTTCCATCAACAGGCTAGGCTTGAGTGTGTAGGGGATGGAAGAAGAGTTTATTCTCTTGACATATACAGTCTGAGAGAAAACTCTTGGAGAATAGTGGAAGAAGAATGGCCTATTGAGGAACCGTATTCTTTATCGGGCCCGGCCATTTTCTCTAACGGTGCTTTCCATTGGGTGGCTACTCATCGGACAACGGACTTAAAAAAGGAGCATGTCGCATTTGATCTCAGCACTGAAAAATTTCGAGTGCATGCATTTCCCGTTAATTCTTTTATCAGAGGACGTGTCTATTTGGTGGACTTGGGAGGATGGCTCTGTGCAGTTTTTCTGGATATATGTGAAGTTTGGATGATGAAGGAGTACGGGGTAAGCAGTAGTTGGACACTGCTTTATTGGGTGCAACCAGCTTTTTCCAACTTGCCACCCTTAGTGTTCTCGCATGAAGGCAAAGAGGTTCTTACGGCAGAACTTGTAGATAATAAATGCGTGGAACTCTATTGGTATGACATAAAAAACAAGACACGCAGGATTGTTGAGATTCAGAATATGCCCAACGGTCTCTTTCTACCATACACTTGTGTGGGAAGCACAGTCCTTCTTCTCGATGCTACTAGCGACAATTATCTTCAATAA